One Rosa chinensis cultivar Old Blush chromosome 3, RchiOBHm-V2, whole genome shotgun sequence DNA window includes the following coding sequences:
- the LOC121048808 gene encoding uncharacterized protein LOC121048808: MVYIWSDQETIDELKYKLLSINYELESAQIRAKQEVSKNEEITKQLFHLLKVACRERDEANDQLQKLLKMFLPIPAENETSPLFSEVNNENYPSLQKASNFSTVKESDVISKTSSYPTKYNFAADSSNLGFSNNAAVQGCDESVQVATMSSSNSKIIDRADVLIDNIVRVRSLPKKGRLFQAVMENEPLLQTLLVAPLPKWKNPPPLPPLKSSSNLIYGCDFGSQEQIEAVKPIRAVQGSSSLGFSHIPSSSVLDFEHGSASVKTRVGNSSSDLMQSQIGTCKRRKRRF; the protein is encoded by the exons ATGGTTTACATTTGGAGTGATCAAGAG ACCATTGATGAGCTGAAATACAAGCTTCTCAGCATCAACTATGAACTAGAATCAGCGCAAATAAGGGCGAAGCAGGAGGTAAGCAAAAACGAGGAGATCACAAAGCAGTTGTTTCATCTCTTGAAGGTAGCTTGTCGAGAAAGAGATGAAGCAAATGACCAGTTGCAAAAACTACTCAAAATGTTCTTGCCCATACCAGCTGAAAATGAAACAAGCCCTTTGTTCTCTGAGGTCAACAATGAAAATTATCCAAGTCTGCAAAAAGCCTCAAATTTCTCAACAGTTAAAGAATCAGATGTTATATCCAAAACTAGTTCATATCCCACTAAATACAACTTTGCTGCTGATTCAAGTAACTTAGGATTTTCCAACAATGCTGCTGTTCAAGGGTGTGATGAGTCCGTTCAGGTGGCTACGATGTCTTCATCAAACTCAAAGATCATTGATCGTGCTGatgttttgattgataatattgTTAGGGTCAGATCACTGCCTAAGAAAGGAAGATTGTTCCAGGCTGTAATGGAAAATGAGCCTTTACTTCAGACACTTCTCGTTGCTCCTCTTCCCAAGTGGAAAAACCCTCCACCTCTTCCTCCTTTAAAAAGTTCATCCAATCTCATTTATGGATGTGACTTTGGCTCACAAGAACAGATTGAAGCAGTCAAGCCAATTCGTGCAGTACAAGGTTCAAGCTCACTCGGATTTTCTCACATACCATCTTCATCTGTGTTGGACTTTGAACATGGTTCTGCTAGTGTGAAGACTCGAGTTGGTAACAGTTCAAGTGATCTCATGCAGAGTCAGATTGGGACTtgtaagagaagaaaaagaaggttcTGA
- the LOC112193606 gene encoding pentatricopeptide repeat-containing protein At5g42450, mitochondrial, with amino-acid sequence MKPILCRLREIQRTVNTSACALLTETQKANAYLPRRLKTSETFLTAHQVFDETPDLNVVSATTIIGSFARQHHHETAVYLFSRMLVLNIRPNEYTFGTVIHSSTALGDLNIGKQLHACATKMGLHSNVFVGSAVLDLYAKLSIIQDARRAFEETQKPNVVSYTTLICAYLKKEMLEDALELFRVMPERNVVSWNAMIGGYSQTGHNEEAVNLFIEMLRNGLVPSQSTFPCAIIAAANIAALGIGRSFHACAVKALGKFDVFISNSLISFYAKCGSMEDSLLVFDKLRGRNIVSWNALICGYAQNGKGEEAISFFEKMRVSDCKPNSVTVLGLLWACNHAGLVDKGYSYFNQARMEDAGILKPEHYACMVDLLSRSGCFRQAEEFISDLPFEPGIGFWKALLGGCQIHSNMELGEFAARRILALDPGDVSSYVMVSNAHSAAGRWQSVSTVRREMKDKGMKRIPGCSWIEIRSKVHVFTTGDKNHDQMNEIYTVLEILYRAFEGE; translated from the coding sequence ATGAAACCCATATTGTGCAGATTGAGAGAGATACAAAGGACAGTTAACACTTCAGCTTGTGCCCTTCTTACTGAAACCCAGAAAGCTAATGCCTATCTTCCTAGACGTTTAAAGACCTCAGAGACATTCTTGACTGCCCACCAAGTGTTCGACGAAACGCCTGACTTAAACGTGGTCTCGGCCACTACAATAATAGGCAGCTTTGCTCGGCAGCACCATCATGAAACAGCTGTGTATCTCTTTTCAAGAatgcttgttttgaatattcGACCCAATGAGTACACATTTGGCACTGTCATTCACTCCTCGACCGCGCTTGGAGATTTGAATATAGGCAAGCAACTTCATGCATGTGCAACAAAGATGGGTCTGCATTCAAATGTCTTTGTGGGGAGTGCAGTTTTGGATCTTTATGCTAAGTTGAGCATAATCCAGGATGCTCGAAGAGCTTTCGAAGAAACCCAGAAGCCGAATGTGGTTTCCTACACTACATTGATATGTGCTTACCTGAAAAAGGAGATGCTTGAAGATGCTCTCGAGCTTTTCCGAGTGATGCCAGAGAGGAATGTAGTTTCATGGAATGCAATGATTGGAGGGTATAGCCAAACAGGCCACAATGAAGAGGCTGTGAATCTTTTCATTGAGATGCTTCGAAATGGGTTGGTGCCGAGTCAGTCTACTTTTCCTTGTGCTATAATTGCAGCTGCCAATATAGCAGCACTAGGAATTGGGAGAAGCTTTCATGCCTGTGCTGTCAAGGCTTTGGGTAAGTTTGATGTGTTTATTAGCAATTCTCTAATAAGCTTTTATGCAAAATGTGGGAGCATGGAAGATAGTCTCTTGGTTTTCGATAAGCTCAGGGGAAGAAACATTGTTTCTTGGAATGCTTTGATTTGTGGGTATGCTCAAAATGGTAAAGGAGAGGAAGCGATAAGTTTTTTCGAAAAGATGAGGGTCTCAGATTGTAAACCCAACAGTGTTACAGTTCTGGGGTTATTGTGGGCTTGTAATCATGCTGGTCTTGTTGACAAGGGTTACTCCTATTTTAACCAGGCAAGAATGGAGGACGCAGGCATTCTAAAGCCCGAGCATTATGCTTGTATGGTTGATTTGCTCTCGCGCTCAGGGTGTTTCAGACAAGCTGAGGAGTTTATTAGTGATTTGCCTTTTGAACCAGGTATTGGGTTTTGGAAGGCATTGCTTGGTGGCTGCCAAATCCACTCAAATATGGAATTGGGGGAGTTTGCTGCAAGAAGAATCTTGGCTTTGGATCCTGGAGATGTGTCATCTTATGTTATGGTGTCTAATGCACATTCTGCAGCTGGAAGGTGGCAGAGTGTGTCAACAGTAAGGAGAGAAATGAAAGACAAAGGGATGAAGAGGATTCCAGGTTGCAGTTGGATAGAAATCAGAAGCAAAGTTCATGTATTTACCACCGGCGACAAGAACCATGACCAAATGAATGAAATTTATACTGTGTTAGAAATTCTGTATAGAGCATTTGAGGGAGAATAA
- the LOC112193607 gene encoding serine/threonine-protein kinase AFC1: protein METQRIIEFPHQNMDKRPRKRPRLTWDMPPPLPPPELLPAIYCGPEFGSGPIPNYTYTSMFYGGLPRNASPPWRPDDKDGHYVFGIGDNLTPRYRILNKMGEGTFGQVLECFDNEKKEFVAIKIIRSIHKYREAAMIEIDVLQRLARHDIGGTRCVQIRNWFDYRNHICIVFEKLGPSLYDFLRKNSYRSFPIDLVRELARQLLESVAFMHDLRLIHTDLKPENILLVSSDYIKVPDYRFLARSTKEGSYFKNLPKSSAIKLIDFGSTTFEHQDHSYVVSTRHYRAPEVILGLGWNYPCDIWSVGCILVELCSGEALFQTHENLEHLAMMERVLGPLPQHMVQRADRRAEKYFRRGARLDWPDGAASRESMRAVFKLPRLPNLIMQHVDHSAGDLIELLQGLLRYEPAERLKAREALRHPFFTRDVRRGGYPL from the exons ATGGAGACGCAGAGGATAATTGAATTTCCTCACCAGAATATGGATAAGCGGCCCAGGAAGAGGCCTCGATTAACATGGGATATGccccctcctcttcctcctcccgAG CTGCTGCCAGCAATATACTGCGGGCCGGAGTTTGGAAGTGGGCCAATTCCCAATTACACATATACGTCTATGTTTTATGGGGGATTGCCTCGGAATGCCTCCCCTCCGTGGAGGCCTGATGATAAAGATGGTCATTATGTGTTTGGGATTGGAGATAATCTAACCCCTCGAT ATAGGATTCTCAACAAAATGGGAGAGG GGACTTTTGGGCAAGTGTTGGAGTGTTTTgacaatgaaaagaaagaatttgTGGCAATTAAAATTATCCGCTCCATACATAAGTATCGTGAAGCTGCGATGATTGAAATTGATGTCCTACAAAGGCTTGCAAGGCATGATATTGGTGGCACTCG TTGTGTGCAAATTCGGAATTGGTTTGACTATCGTAATCATATTTGTATT GTATTTGAGAAGCTTGGACCTAGCTTATACGATTTTCTTCGCAAAAACAGCTACCGTTCATTTCCCATTGATCTTGTTCGGGAGCTTGCCAGACAACTTTTGGAGTCTGTAGCAT TTATGCATGATTTACGCCTTATTCATACTGATTTGAAGCCGGAAAATATTCTGCTTGTTTCCTCCGACTACATCAAAGTGCCAGACTATAGG TTTCTGGCACGGTCAACTAAAGAGGGTTCTTATTTCAAGAATCTGCCCAAGTCAAGTGCCATAAAGCTCATTGATTTTGGAAGCACAACATTTGAACATCAGGATCATAGCTATGTGGTGTCAACACGCCATTATCGTGCACCGGAGGTTATCTTAG GTCTTGGGTGGAACTATCCTTGTGACATATGGAGTGTGGGCTGCATACTTGTTGAACTATGCTCT GGTGAGGCCCTTTTTCAAACACATGAGAACTTGGAGCATCTTGCCATGATGGAGAGGGTTTTGGGGCCACTGCCGCAGCATATGGTGCAGAGAGCTGA CCGTCGTGCTGAGAAATATTTTAGGAGGGGAGCACGACTGGATTGGCCTGATGGGGCCGCATCTAGGGAAAGCATGAGAGCAGTATTCAAATTGCCCCGATTACCG AACTTAATAATGCAACATGTGGATCACTCTGCTGGTGATCTGATTGAACTCCTGCAAGGGCTCCTAAGATACGAGCCCGCAGAGCGGCTCAAGGCAAGGGAAGCACTAAGACACCCCTTTTTCACTAGAGATGTGAGAAGGGGTGGCTATCCCCTGTAA